AAGGatagtttaaaaatgaaaatgttctcatcatttactcaccctcatgtcatcccagatgtgtatgactttctttcatctgctgaacacatatatttttggaagaatatttcagctctgtaggtccatacaatgcaagtgaatggtggacagaactttaaagctccaaaaagcacacaaaggcagcatacaagtaatctatttgactccagtggtttaatccatgtcttcagaagcgatatgataggtgtgggtgagaaacagatcaatatttaattcctttttttaactataaatttccccctccttcccagtaggtggcgatatgcacgaacaATGCAAaacggcaaaaacaaaagaagaatgtaacagtgaaagtggagatttatagtaaaaaataacataaatattgatcggtttctcacccacacctatcatattgtttttgaatatatggaattaaccacttgaatcatatggaatacttttgtgctgcatttatgtgctttttggagcttcaaagttctgttcaccattcactcgcactgtatggacctacagatctgagatattcttctaaaaaccttaatttgggttctgcaaaagaaagtcacacatcttggatggcatgagcgtgaggaaacagagaatttttatttttgggtgaactatttttataatatataacgATATAACTTGTGAAACTGCATGTACTGCTACACACGTTATTTTAACTTATTGTAATTTTTAGTCTTTTTATGTATTAAGAGTACTTGAATACAAAATCACTCAAAATGCTCATCCCTAATAATTATGTCATGCCAAATAAGCACCATTACAGAATGCAAAAgactaaatgaaaataaaaaacaaaatggaaagAACAACGAGGAGTACTTGCTTTTTAAAGGCGAGTCAGATATGGGGTCCTCAGTGAGAGCTTAAGgaaagacagagacacacacataggAGTCAACGAGACACGGCCAAGAGAACGAGAGATGAAACGAGGAGAGAGGAGCAGATGACAGAAAAAAGATAGCAAACACGGAAGCACGCTCTGGTGCGTTCTTACCCTCCTCTGATGGGTTGGAAGTGCGGGCTGACTCTCGCTCCCTCTCTCGACGGACGATACGCTGTTTCTCCTCCAGTCTCTGTTTCTCTGCGTTGGCCTCCTCCCAGCGGCCCTGCTCCATCAGACGCTGGTCCGGCCGCCTCCTACTGTCCGTGGGAGCCACGCCCTCCTCAGGCTCATTTAATGTCAACGCCAGGGTCGAGAAGTAGTACATGTTCTCAGCTCCATCTCTGCGTGGACATAAATAAAGACAATGGTAGGCATATCAAAAGATCACTGACTCGGTAGATTGCAACAGTGAGCGTCCACTTTTAAATCAgccttggttctggaagtatttttccccattcattttctaaTAACCGCTTCGATTTATACTCTTGTACTTTATAAGAAGTGCATTTAACTGCATGACAGTTTCTGCTCTAGTACAGATATTAGTATCGAGAATCAAACATTTGTGGAAGGAATGCAATCCTTTAGAGCGTCGTCCAATCAGAGATCATGAAGTGTGCGTGTAGCGATTAAGCGCTCTTACGGCAGTGGAGTTTTCCTCCACAGCTCTTTGGCTTTGAGCGTCTGATAGACGGTTTTCTGTCGTCCTTCGGCGCCAATCTCGCCCCTTCTGCTGCTTTGCATCACACGAGAGCACTCCATCTTCTCATCCCACGTCCCAGAAAGAACGTAGTGCGCTTTTCCATCTTTATCGGTCACCACCCCCGTgacctacagagagagagaggtattaCAGGAGGCGGAAACGAAAGCAGACAGTTTGCCAAAAATATTGGAGAAGGATGCAACGTTGACAAACCAAATAGACAAAAACGGTCACGTCTGCATTCTGGGAAAAAGAAGTGAGTGGAAGAGTTGCTGACTCACCTTTCTGGCAACGTCCCTGGAGAAGTAGCTGTACGGGGCGAATTTGAGGTGGCAGCGATCGCCTGTTTTGTTGTTAACAACGTCTATTTCGCCTGACTAAACACATATGGACAAACACATGAGTTTATAAATGAAACTAAATGCCACATACAGGAAATAAAGAGCTATCTGTTTAGTACATGCAAACTTGACTCATAAATCCATCCAAAAAGGTTGACATGATTTTGGGAAATGATGAGAATACTAGTAAGAGGACTATTCTGACCTGATCGATCCACAGTTTCCCGACAATGATATTGTGCACTGTGGTGGTGACTTTCTTCCAGGTGTAGTGATTGTTACTCTTCTCAAACATACAATGAATAGAAcctgaacaaacaaaacaaacaatctgTGAGCATAAAAGCATTAAAAGCTATATTATTGCATCACCATGATAATTTACATTAGCATCAAAAAGTATGCGAATACTTAAGCCATACTTAAATGTCTTTAATGCCTATCACTGTATAGTATAAGTAATGTAAATATAGGAAGTGCAAATATGTATCATTAGTACTCTTCTGAAGGAAGAGGTAGGTAGTAATAGGTTCTAATAAGACTGATTCTTCCCTGTGTAACTACAGGTGCACATGCTTTAAATGCATTGAAACTTGCAAATACTGATACAGTCCCAAAGTATGAAAAAACAGTTACCGAGGGGCATGATGGAAAGGTATTTGCCCCTGAACTTGCTGGCCAGGGCAATCTCCTGTCTAAGGGTCCAGCCTCGCTCGGAGATCGCGTGATGTGCCGCAGCGGGTGGGTGATGACTCACCTGAAAAGACAGAGAAAGGAGAACTGATCGACTTCACACACAATGCACTTTATTTGTGAtgtcattacatatttaatgagCTCATCCTCCATCTCAGGAGGACTCGAAGATGAGGATTTATTCTGCTTTTTTATGGGACAGTAGTTCAGATATTGAATTGCCCTGCCAAcctttcattttgttttgcaacatattatgtgtaaaaaacaaaaactaccagCCCATAAAAAagcagaataaataaaatgttaacaatTTGCACTTATAgctcatatatataaaaaaaaaagtctggaaATGGTGGCATATGGTGATTTTTCCCCCCCGTGATTTTCTGCACATATTTTATGTGTAGCTCTGTatgtgcatacaatgcaagtgaatggcggcaAGACGCCataaagctccataaagcacataaatgcagcaaaaaaaaaaagtaatccacaaaactccagttgtttaatccatgtcttctgaagagaccTAATGGGATTTCggcaagaacagaccaaaataaaactcctttttcactttacatcttgcCATCGCAGTCTCTAGGCGCGATCATGATATCAAGCTCGCTTTCACTTCCAAGTGCTAACACATGCGCagactgctagatggcgctaggaagtgtaatcgagcttgaactcGAGCTTGCCAAAGAGACCGcagatgtcaagatgtacagtgaaaaaggagttatattttggtctgtttcacccaaaaccgattagattgcttcagaagacatggattaaaccactggagtctgatggattacttttatgctgccttcatgtgctttttggagcgtttaaattttggaccccattcacttgcattgtatggacatacagagctgagatatttttctaaaaacatttgtgtgtgttcagcagaagaatgaaagtcatacacatctgtaaatgatgagagaattttcatttttgggtgaactgtccctttaaaagcaTCATATTTAGGATTgcaaagcataaaaaaaaaaaaaagcattttaagaACTGGGCTAATGGGGCAAGTGACCAATTGGACCAAcgctctctcacactggccctggGCCCTTCTCAGTATAAACAGTTATAGCCGTCCCCTCACCTGCTCACAGAGAGACCTGTAGCCGCTCTCCTGGATGCGGTCCAGCTCAAATGTCTCTCCCAGCAGAGGGTTGAAGGGTTTGCCCGTGCGGTGAACTGTAGTTGAGTAAGAAGATACAGTGAAAGCTGCCACATAACACATCTGCTCCAGAGAGCTCTGGCATTTAGCGGCCCGGTCCAGCAGTTCGTAGTACTCGAGATCCTCTGAGAGACGCTGCAGCATGGACAGGGGCTCGTTGAAGTTCACCTGCcagaaaataaacaataaattgcAAAATCCAATGGATTTGGATTATTAGAATCAGAAACAGTGGTGTTTTGGATGTTTGTAAAGACACAGATAAACATACAGGCATTGGTATTTTGGAAAGCTCCTTTCCTATACAGTTCTTCATGATGCTCCATAGATTGAGCGAGTAATTTGGTTTATCTGGGATGCGGTTCCGCCTCTTTCTCACGGGCACAACCTCCTGGGACTGAGAAGTCTCCGGATTAGATGACAGAGACTGCTCATCTAGCTGTGAGAGATGAATGAAACGCAGTGTTAGGGTGATTGCTTTGCGAAAAATGTATAATGGCTTTTGTGTTTCTCATGTATTGCTACCAAtcacacaccaccaccaccaaactataccaacaaacatccatgtgattatctattcagccaatcgtgtggcagcagtgcataaaatcatttagatacgggtcaggagcttgaattaatgttcacatcaaccatcagaatagggaaaatatgtgatctcagtgatttggacgtggcatgattgttggtgtcagacgggctggtttgagtatttctgggatgttcacacacaacagtctctagaatggtgCCATAAACGAAAAATAtccaatgagcagcagttctgagaacagaaacgccttgttgatgagagaaagaacaacagagaatggacagactggttcaaactgacaaagtctgcagtaacttctgagatgcaggttggcgctgttttggcggcacgagggggacctacacgatattaggcaggtgcttctaaatgttgtggctgatcggtgtatatatctACCATAACTCCACACCATACACAACAAAAATGACTATAACTGCACTTGTTGTGGCGCTATTGTAAGCAGTTCTTTCAGGAGtggcaaaaacacacaaacactttaaatGAGATCGTAATGCCTTACCGACGTCGTCCCGTCTTCCATTCCAGTCTCGTTACTGATTCCACTGACATTGCTGCCGGATCTCCTGAGAGAAAAGGAAAGAGgatgagagagagtgaaagaagaAGAGCAGGAAGGAAGGGGAAGGCAGAAGGCACACACTTAGGTCCGGTAACACTTATATAAGAAAAGGATCAAGGATTAAGGGAGAGAGAGgagcgtgagtaaatgacaagagcGAGGGAGTAAATAAAGACCTGTGATATTTGGGGTCTGCTGGTACAGTGATAAACTCTTGAATGTCCTCGCACGCGTCAAAGAATTCATTCTCATCATCTTCGTCGCTGGCGTCGCCCTTAATCGGAGCTGAACCTACAGGAAAGATCAAGCAGGAGTTCAAATTTACAGAACATCTAAATATGTAGCTCAATTATAGACACTAAATTTCTCACAATTTAACCAAATTAGACCCAGCTGAGGCTGAATAATATttagaatattcacaatatatttgcaatgattttgtAGGGACTATAAAATTGAGCATCACTGATATTGTAATGATTTGAATGCACTTTTTACTTGATCTACAGACAGTTTCATTAGTTTTATTTCACTCTTCAGTGTATAAAAGTGCTTAGAGATGTTTTAAcagcattaaataataaacagagcAATTCAAAATTCTGATTGAACAATTTGTGTGTGTCATAACTTAGAAAGGCATCGATATTGGGCAGTGGTGgttcagcggttaaggctctggggttcaagccccaacaccaccaagataccactgatgggcccttgagcaaggcccttgaccctatctgctcctggggcgctgtttcatggctgaccctgcactctgaccccagcttaattgggatatgcaaaaaataaataatttcaccatgtatatgcagaaatgtatgtataatgtgtgacaattggtcaattTATAATTTTACTTATATGAACATTTTTGGGCGATATCaataccgattttaacaaaaactattggccgataccgatattttgcaactgaccttattttgtcatcagatcactgttttccTCAGAAACTATGTTTTAAAGATGTTCAAAGTGGTACAAAAGCTTGTTATTGTTCTATAAATAAATGATTTCCATTTAACGTGGATTGGATTAGACACATGACAGGGAAAAGTTTTAAATGAGAGCCACAATGAATGATGACTGATGTGAAACAtgtttgcacttctgttttttcAGTTCAAAACAACTGgactcacattttacatgtttgtacTGTACATAATAGTACATCAAAAATTCATATCATCCATTTGTTGGGCAATTCCATGGAAATATCAACCACAAAGTTACCACTGGAACAAAACGCCCTTTAAAGTTCTATTGTggtgtaataaaatgccaaacaCACCGCTTGAGGAATCTCTGAATGCAGTCTATTTTTAAGCTTTCGAGGTTTAGTAATCGCACAAGACCATATTGTGATTCAATCTTAAGTCAAATCAATCATGCAGCCTTAATGGACATCATACCGATGTCCAATACCAACCATCATACCTAGAAGAGTTTGAGCTTTCAAAGCGTTTTGGACTGTTTTACCACATCATGTATAGgtaagtgctgctttcacaactgtcacgttCCAACAACTTTTTTTCCATATTAATGTAAGAACGAGaatgattataaattaaatattacacgttcttatggtgcgttcacatacaacgtgaagcGAGCGTTtaacatacaaagtcaatgcaaagatgcgaatagacacGCCGGGCGGCACGAATGAAGCGAATGCCGCGATTCGAACATGCAAAATCATTTAATTCGCTTCAAGAATCCGCGTGATGCATTGTCGCGAAAGCCCAttagcattgagattgtccggatgtcaatGACATGCTGACGTagaagcagaagaaatctggaaaaattaaTGAACAAAATTGTTGTaacggtgtgtgggcacccggaattgtatgacacaacgtcatacatgtacagagaccggacgtcgaaaaaagacatcgcttggaggaaagtgagcgaggaagttggactacctggtaaggtCTGAACATATGCACGTgcacttgattccagctattggttgaactttactatgaaccaagtcgtagaagaccctcctcctgtccttttctggaAGAGAAGTGGGAATACTCATGGGTTTGCGTTACTCGCAcgaacgcaagtttaaacacacgtttataatccagcggtcaaactcacgCAAGCAACGCAAGGTGAACATTTTCTTTGCATTGCATGTGAACGCACTATTAGGAGTGCAAACCATCATCATTAtgaacaataatgataataatgatgattataacatttctggattgtgcattcgaaatcacagagtttttacaaagtgtgatgACAATTAACTTCATCGGCTTTTCCATTTCTTTTGTAAAATACACAACTTTGTAATTTTTATTCGATTTGTAATATGAACAACCAAAAAGAGTGATTTAAGACCGAGGGCACCCACAATATATTACAAGTGGTATGTTACCTTTACTGTCTATAGCAGGGTTGCTCTGGGAAGGAGGCAGTACAGTAGCTCCTCTGAACGCTCTCTCCAGGTGGTTGTGTTGTTTGGCGAGCTGCTCCAGTGTCTCCTCTAGTCGCACCCTCTGCTCTCTCTCTGCCTGTAGGGCTTTCTGCCAGCGCTTACTATGAGCTTGAGCCAACGCCAAGAAGTCCTGGCACGCCTGGGGATCAGACCGTTAGGAGGCGTTAAGCATACGTTTGACAGAGGTTCAGTGTGTTCATCAACAAGCATCTCTGATTTGTGGTGTAATCTGAAGCGAATAGGTTGCTCAGATATCTTACATTGATCATGGCGTTGGAGGTGATACGGAAGAGTGTGGCTCTCTCAGTCACCTGCCGAACCTTTTCACTTGTTTCTCCTCCCAACTTGACCCCCTCCAACTCAGACAAAGACCTAGTagaaagcatttaaaacaacaaaatcaatCACACAGATATATAAGCTTTATATTAGGTGAATAAAAGGTTCAAATTCCTCACAGTTCGATTTGTATTATGGTTTGGTAAATATGATGCCATTCACGGGGCACTGATTGGATTGATTTTAAGCTTATATGATAAACAAtttttaacacacacatatacatatatctattttttttttcagaacaaaaTTGCCCTCAACTGTACTgttctttattttgtatttatttttttttgaccgTTGACTGACCGTTGTAGTGCAGAGCCATGCTTGGCGATGAGGTCGTTGCAGGTGCTGAGATCCTCCACCTTGCTGTTCAAAGTGCGGAGGGTGGATTGCACCTCAGAGTTGCGTGAGCCTCCGCCCTGCCCAGCTGAAGGAGGAGTGTTTGAGCACTCATCCCCAGAGTCATCTGCAGAGGAGCAATCTAAGAGTTGGCAATCTGAGGCAACATAATTGCCACTGACTTCTGGCGTTGCAATGGAAGTTAGACTATGCAAATGAACAGCAATGCAATGTAGTAATAACCAATAGGAGTGAAGACATTCAAAAGGTGCAGTTAGCAGCTGCTACATCTCTCCATTGAACAGCTGCAGTGACATCACTCACCAGATTCAACCTGCATGCGGACAGCCTTGGCTTTGGCCAGCTCCAGTGCAGTAATCCACCGCTGCCGCTCCACCTCTGAGCTTGCCTTCAGGTGATACGTCTGTGCACCGCCATTAGAGATGACGAAGTTGCACGAGTCCTCCACCGCGATATTGGCCGTGGCCAAGTTTATGGTGCCCCGACATGTGTGACCCATCTCCGCCTGGGTCCTGAAAGTGAGAACAGGTCTTAGCTAAAGCGATAGAAataagatcatgatttcaaggtgGAACATTTTAGGGGTGCACAGATCGATCGGCCACCGGTCTAAATCGGCcgatttctttttctttcttaaatCTGTGAATGTGGATCAGCCAATCGTGGCTTCATACACAAAATCATAAACACCCTACTACTCTTATGAAAGAGCActtgctcagcccttgaagcataaCATTGCTGCCATTTGAGTATTTAATCTTTCATACATGCTTTAATTCAgatgaatatgaaaaaaaatgtgtatgaattgtGAGGTGCCCATTTTCAAAagtcattacggtagtaattctgactcgctGTACAGTTAGAGCACAGAGAGGACAAAGATACTGCAAACGGATGTAAAaagaattaaacaacaaataaacatgcaaacacataTTTGAGAATACGTGATGTAACGTGAGTCCTGACAATCATGGTGTGgagcgatagagactgtttgagcgattATACACGCTTTCAGTTTCACTCCCTTGTGCGCCCTCAGggtcaatcaaacatgcacgcTCTCAATCGCTCATCAGTCACTTATCCCAGAGCTACTTCGGGAGTACACAGTTATGTTTATCGCAGTaccactaataatagtaataacagtTTAACCTTTAATAACTGCACCGCATCTTCACGcagttgcttaataattagtgatttgccagttttggagttttcaGAGGATAAATCTCACTTATTTTTGAAGTACCTctactgtgtgtgatgctcttaTGGTGTTTACTAGGGCTGGACCATATGGCTATATCaactatattcaatatatatctacattattatgtatttGCTCCAAAATGGTTCAAAAGTTGCTCGGCTAAACTAAACGGCCAAAAACACCCCTTAAGTGCTTTCTTGTCTtaaattgtttgtatgttttattgaCACActcatatataaataatgtaaagcaGACCTGCCATCCGATAGCTCAGCAAATATATCTGCTGTGGTATAAACAGTACATCTAAATTTCTACTGAcacattttattgaatattgcGGTTGTGGAGGTGAGTGCATGGTCAAGTGttcgtctggggagagaggaagtggtaaggGTTTTCCCgagatgaattgctgtaaattgCTGTTTCTTGGTTCACACTGAGAGATGTGGGGAAATAAAAGGGGCCAGCTGAAGCTTCGAGTGTGTTGGCATCTGCCAGTCCCACTAAATATAGCATTTCAGTGTTTATATGAGTGTCTCCCGCTTCCTTATTCCTCAAACGTGTTACAATGGGGCTGAAACCCAGGATTAGAGAAAGGAGGATACGTTGTCATGGAGTCGTCGCCGGTGGAGGAATCTTGTGGTCCCTTGCCAGCAAACACCAGGCTCTCATGGAGCTTCGGAGAGAGCAGCAACTGCGTTTTGAGGTGCTCCTTCAGGCCCAGGAGGAGGACTGGTGGGTGCTGCAGAGCTTAGTACCCCAGGAGAGGGCAGCCTCCCCGTCCCCGGCAGCAGCGCACTCCCACATGTTGCTCACCAAAATGGGGCCTcaagatgatccggaggcctacCTGGAGCTCTTTGAGCACAC
This DNA window, taken from Xyrauchen texanus isolate HMW12.3.18 chromosome 5, RBS_HiC_50CHRs, whole genome shotgun sequence, encodes the following:
- the LOC127644428 gene encoding oxysterol-binding protein 1-like isoform X9: MSEPKAPTPAPGDTYKGWLFKWTNYIKGYQRRWFVLSNGLLSYYRTQAEMGHTCRGTINLATANIAVEDSCNFVISNGGAQTYHLKASSEVERQRWITALELAKAKAVRMQVESDDSGDECSNTPPSAGQGGGSRNSEVQSTLRTLNSKVEDLSTCNDLIAKHGSALQRSLSELEGVKLGGETSEKVRQVTERATLFRITSNAMINACQDFLALAQAHSKRWQKALQAEREQRVRLEETLEQLAKQHNHLERAFRGATVLPPSQSNPAIDSKGSAPIKGDASDEDDENEFFDACEDIQEFITVPADPKYHRSGSNVSGISNETGMEDGTTSLDEQSLSSNPETSQSQEVVPVRKRRNRIPDKPNYSLNLWSIMKNCIGKELSKIPMPVNFNEPLSMLQRLSEDLEYYELLDRAAKCQSSLEQMCYVAAFTVSSYSTTVHRTGKPFNPLLGETFELDRIQESGYRSLCEQVSHHPPAAAHHAISERGWTLRQEIALASKFRGKYLSIMPLGSIHCMFEKSNNHYTWKKVTTTVHNIIVGKLWIDQSGEIDVVNNKTGDRCHLKFAPYSYFSRDVARKVTGVVTDKDGKAHYVLSGTWDEKMECSRVMQSSRRGEIGAEGRQKTVYQTLKAKELWRKTPLPDGAENMYYFSTLALTLNEPEEGVAPTDSRRRPDQRLMEQGRWEEANAEKQRLEEKQRIVRRERERESARTSNPSEEALTEDPISDSPLKNEEVEIASEPSETTYKTDTDETSSDLSLSSAHQDNYQAMWFERHVDPVTGEPTHIYKGGYWETKDQGNWDNCPDIF
- the LOC127644428 gene encoding oxysterol-binding protein 1-like isoform X7, which produces MSEPKAPTPAPGDTYKGWLFKWTNYIKGYQRRWFVLSNGLLSYYRTQAEMGHTCRGTINLATANIAVEDSCNFVISNGGAQTYHLKASSEVERQRWITALELAKAKAVRMQVESDDSGDECSNTPPSAGQGGGSRNSEVQSTLRTLNSKVEDLSTCNDLIAKHGSALQRSLSELEGVKLGGETSEKVRQVTERATLFRITSNAMINACQDFLALAQAHSKRWQKALQAEREQRVRLEETLEQLAKQHNHLERAFRGATVLPPSQSNPAIDSKGSAPIKGDASDEDDENEFFDACEDIQEFITVPADPKYHRRSGSNVSGISNETGMEDGTTSLDEQSLSSNPETSQSQEVVPVRKRRNRIPDKPNYSLNLWSIMKNCIGKELSKIPMPVNFNEPLSMLQRLSEDLEYYELLDRAAKCQSSLEQMCYVAAFTVSSYSTTVHRTGKPFNPLLGETFELDRIQESGYRSLCEQVSHHPPAAAHHAISERGWTLRQEIALASKFRGKYLSIMPLGSIHCMFEKSNNHYTWKKVTTTVHNIIVGKLWIDQSGEIDVVNNKTGDRCHLKFAPYSYFSRDVARKVTGVVTDKDGKAHYVLSGTWDEKMECSRVMQSSRRGEIGAEGRQKTVYQTLKAKELWRKTPLPDGAENMYYFSTLALTLNEPEEGVAPTDSRRRPDQRLMEQGRWEEANAEKQRLEEKQRIVRRERERESARTSNPSEEALTEDPISDSPLKSAHQDNYQAMWFERHVDPVTGEPTHIYKGGYWETKDQGNWDNCPDIF
- the LOC127644428 gene encoding oxysterol-binding protein 1-like isoform X4 produces the protein MSEPKAPTPAPGDTYKGWLFKWTNYIKGYQRRWFVLSNGLLSYYRTQAEMGHTCRGTINLATANIAVEDSCNFVISNGGAQTYHLKASSEVERQRWITALELAKAKAVRMQVESDDSGDECSNTPPSAGQGGGSRNSEVQSTLRTLNSKVEDLSTCNDLIAKHGSALQRSLSELEGVKLGGETSEKVRQVTERATLFRITSNAMINACQDFLALAQAHSKRWQKALQAEREQRVRLEETLEQLAKQHNHLERAFRGATVLPPSQSNPAIDSKGSAPIKGDASDEDDENEFFDACEDIQEFITVPADPKYHRRSGSNVSGISNETGMEDGTTSLDEQSLSSNPETSQSQEVVPVRKRRNRIPDKPNYSLNLWSIMKNCIGKELSKIPMPVNFNEPLSMLQRLSEDLEYYELLDRAAKCQSSLEQMCYVAAFTVSSYSTTVHRTGKPFNPLLGETFELDRIQESGYRSLCEQVSHHPPAAAHHAISERGWTLRQEIALASKFRGKYLSIMPLGSIHCMFEKSNNHYTWKKVTTTVHNIIVGKLWIDQSGEIDVVNNKTGDRCHLKFAPYSYFSRDVARKVTGVVTDKDGKAHYVLSGTWDEKMECSRVMQSSRRGEIGAEGRQKTVYQTLKAKELWRKTPLPDGAENMYYFSTLALTLNEPEEGVAPTDSRRRPDQRLMEQGRWEEANAEKQRLEEKQRIVRRERERESARTSNPSEEALTEDPISDSPLKNEEVEIASEPSETTYKSAHQDNYQAMWFERHVDPVTGEPTHIYKGGYWETKDQGNWDNCPDIF
- the LOC127644428 gene encoding oxysterol-binding protein 1-like isoform X3; translation: MSEPKAPTPAPGDTYKGWLFKWTNYIKGYQRRWFVLSNGLLSYYRTQAEMGHTCRGTINLATANIAVEDSCNFVISNGGAQTYHLKASSEVERQRWITALELAKAKAVRMQVESDDSGDECSNTPPSAGQGGGSRNSEVQSTLRTLNSKVEDLSTCNDLIAKHGSALQRSLSELEGVKLGGETSEKVRQVTERATLFRITSNAMINACQDFLALAQAHSKRWQKALQAEREQRVRLEETLEQLAKQHNHLERAFRGATVLPPSQSNPAIDSKGSAPIKGDASDEDDENEFFDACEDIQEFITVPADPKYHRSGSNVSGISNETGMEDGTTSLDEQSLSSNPETSQSQEVVPVRKRRNRIPDKPNYSLNLWSIMKNCIGKELSKIPMPVNFNEPLSMLQRLSEDLEYYELLDRAAKCQSSLEQMCYVAAFTVSSYSTTVHRTGKPFNPLLGETFELDRIQESGYRSLCEQVSHHPPAAAHHAISERGWTLRQEIALASKFRGKYLSIMPLGSIHCMFEKSNNHYTWKKVTTTVHNIIVGKLWIDQSGEIDVVNNKTGDRCHLKFAPYSYFSRDVARKVTGVVTDKDGKAHYVLSGTWDEKMECSRVMQSSRRGEIGAEGRQKTVYQTLKAKELWRKTPLPDGAENMYYFSTLALTLNEPEEGVAPTDSRRRPDQRLMEQGRWEEANAEKQRLEEKQRIVRRERERESARTSNPSEEALTEDPISDSPLKNEEVEIASEPSETTYKTETLHGSHPPAYSSAHQDNYQAMWFERHVDPVTGEPTHIYKGGYWETKDQGNWDNCPDIF
- the LOC127644428 gene encoding oxysterol-binding protein 1-like isoform X1, yielding MSEPKAPTPAPGDTYKGWLFKWTNYIKGYQRRWFVLSNGLLSYYRTQAEMGHTCRGTINLATANIAVEDSCNFVISNGGAQTYHLKASSEVERQRWITALELAKAKAVRMQVESDDSGDECSNTPPSAGQGGGSRNSEVQSTLRTLNSKVEDLSTCNDLIAKHGSALQRSLSELEGVKLGGETSEKVRQVTERATLFRITSNAMINACQDFLALAQAHSKRWQKALQAEREQRVRLEETLEQLAKQHNHLERAFRGATVLPPSQSNPAIDSKGSAPIKGDASDEDDENEFFDACEDIQEFITVPADPKYHRRSGSNVSGISNETGMEDGTTSLDEQSLSSNPETSQSQEVVPVRKRRNRIPDKPNYSLNLWSIMKNCIGKELSKIPMPVNFNEPLSMLQRLSEDLEYYELLDRAAKCQSSLEQMCYVAAFTVSSYSTTVHRTGKPFNPLLGETFELDRIQESGYRSLCEQVSHHPPAAAHHAISERGWTLRQEIALASKFRGKYLSIMPLGSIHCMFEKSNNHYTWKKVTTTVHNIIVGKLWIDQSGEIDVVNNKTGDRCHLKFAPYSYFSRDVARKVTGVVTDKDGKAHYVLSGTWDEKMECSRVMQSSRRGEIGAEGRQKTVYQTLKAKELWRKTPLPDGAENMYYFSTLALTLNEPEEGVAPTDSRRRPDQRLMEQGRWEEANAEKQRLEEKQRIVRRERERESARTSNPSEEALTEDPISDSPLKNEEVEIASEPSETTYKTETLHGSHPPAYSSAHQDNYQAMWFERHVDPVTGEPTHIYKGGYWETKDQGNWDNCPDIF
- the LOC127644428 gene encoding oxysterol-binding protein 1-like isoform X2, with protein sequence MSEPKAPTPAPGDTYKGWLFKWTNYIKGYQRRWFVLSNGLLSYYRTQAEMGHTCRGTINLATANIAVEDSCNFVISNGGAQTYHLKASSEVERQRWITALELAKAKAVRMQVESDDSGDECSNTPPSAGQGGGSRNSEVQSTLRTLNSKVEDLSTCNDLIAKHGSALQRSLSELEGVKLGGETSEKVRQVTERATLFRITSNAMINACQDFLALAQAHSKRWQKALQAEREQRVRLEETLEQLAKQHNHLERAFRGATVLPPSQSNPAIDSKGSAPIKGDASDEDDENEFFDACEDIQEFITVPADPKYHRRSGSNVSGISNETGMEDGTTSLDEQSLSSNPETSQSQEVVPVRKRRNRIPDKPNYSLNLWSIMKNCIGKELSKIPMPVNFNEPLSMLQRLSEDLEYYELLDRAAKCQSSLEQMCYVAAFTVSSYSTTVHRTGKPFNPLLGETFELDRIQESGYRSLCEQVSHHPPAAAHHAISERGWTLRQEIALASKFRGKYLSIMPLGSIHCMFEKSNNHYTWKKVTTTVHNIIVGKLWIDQSGEIDVVNNKTGDRCHLKFAPYSYFSRDVARKVTGVVTDKDGKAHYVLSGTWDEKMECSRVMQSSRRGEIGAEGRQKTVYQTLKAKELWRKTPLPDGAENMYYFSTLALTLNEPEEGVAPTDSRRRPDQRLMEQGRWEEANAEKQRLEEKQRIVRRERERESARTSNPSEEALTEDPISDSPLKNEEVEIASEPSETTYKTDTDETSSDLSLSSAHQDNYQAMWFERHVDPVTGEPTHIYKGGYWETKDQGNWDNCPDIF